The following are from one region of the Channa argus isolate prfri chromosome 6, Channa argus male v1.0, whole genome shotgun sequence genome:
- the mtus2b gene encoding microtubule-associated tumor suppressor candidate 2 isoform X5, translating to MGHCCCRLHFLPLRCLDQTSESAVVKERELSQELARIRDEVAFSVAHWEQLQQEKQELEHRFEAELLGLQARQQRELGELEERLKERHVAETESLQAQQRAELEELRFKQQEQIEEMTENHEVSLIEMETAHNDTLATLQEEHARTVKNLKMAHEQQKKSLEEEFEKIRLSLQDQVDTLTFQNRSLRDRAKRFEEALRKSTDEQIVEALAPYKHIEEDLKSLKDILEMKNQQIHQQELKISELEKIAEKNVYLEERVQVLQQQNEDLKERIDKNLAVSRQLSEENANLQVHVEKESNEKKRLSRTNEELLWRLQTGELSPRMSPSSSPIHRSSSGPGSPARPHSYHQ from the exons ATGGGCCATTGCTGCTGTAGGCTCCATTTCCTCCCTCTGCGCTGTCTGGACCAAACG AGCGAGAGTGCCGTTGTGAAGGAGAGGGAACTGTCCCAGGAGCTCGCCAGAATCAGGGATGAAGTGG CTTTCAGTGTTGCACACTGGGAGCAACTGCAGCAGGAGAAGCAGGAATTGGAGCATCGTTTCGAGGCTGAGCTGCTGGGATTGCAGGCTCGGCAGCAGAGGGAGCTGGGAGAGCTGGAGGAGCGGCTGAAGGAGCGACACGTGGCCGAGACGGAGAGTCTGCAGGCGCAACAACGAGCTGAGCTGGAGGAACTACGGTTCAAACAGCAGGAGCAG ATCGAGGAGATGACTGAGAACCATGAGGTGTCCTTGATAGAGATGGAGACCGCTCACAATGACACGCTGGCCACTCTGCAGGAGGAGCATGCCAGGACTGTGAAAA ATTTGAAGATGGCCCATGAACAGCAGAAGAAGTCTCTGGAAGAGGAGTTTGAAAAGATCAGACTGTCGCTTCAG GATCAGGTGGACACACTCACATTTCAGAACCGCAGCCTTAGAGACCGAGCGAAGCGCTTCGAAGAAGCTCTGCGCAAGAGCACAGACGAGCAGATCGTG GAGGCTTTGGCTCCGTACAAACACATTGAGGAGGACCTGAAGAGTCTGAAAGACATTCTGGAGATGAAGAATCAACAAATCCATCAACAAGAGCTGAAGATTTCAGAACTGGAGAAAATA GCTGAAAAGAATGTGTACCTGGAGGAGAGAGTACAAGtgttacagcagcagaatgaaGACCTGAAGGAACGAATAGACAAGAACCTTGCTGTGTCCAG aCAACTCTCTGAGGAAAATGCAAACCTGCAAGTGCACGTGGAGAAGGAGAGCAACGAGAAGAAGCGTCTGAGTCGCACTAATGAGGAACTGCTGTGGCGTCTTCAGACAGGCGAGCTGAGTCCTCGCATGTCTCCCAGCTCTTCCCCCATCCATCGATCCTCCTCCGGACCAGGGTCTCCTGCTCGGCCACACTCCTACCATCAATGA
- the mtus2b gene encoding microtubule-associated tumor suppressor candidate 2 isoform X4 translates to MGHCCCRLHFLPLRCLDQTSESAVVKERELSQELARIRDEVAFSVAHWEQLQQEKQELEHRFEAELLGLQARQQRELGELEERLKERHVAETESLQAQQRAELEELRFKQQEQIEEMTENHEVSLIEMETAHNDTLATLQEEHARTVKNLKMAHEQQKKSLEEEFEKIRLSLQDQVDTLTFQNRSLRDRAKRFEEALRKSTDEQIVEALAPYKHIEEDLKSLKDILEMKNQQIHQQELKISELEKIQAEKNVYLEERVQVLQQQNEDLKERIDKNLAVSRQLSEENANLQVHVEKESNEKKRLSRTNEELLWRLQTGELSPRMSPSSSPIHRSSSGPGSPARPHSYHQ, encoded by the exons ATGGGCCATTGCTGCTGTAGGCTCCATTTCCTCCCTCTGCGCTGTCTGGACCAAACG AGCGAGAGTGCCGTTGTGAAGGAGAGGGAACTGTCCCAGGAGCTCGCCAGAATCAGGGATGAAGTGG CTTTCAGTGTTGCACACTGGGAGCAACTGCAGCAGGAGAAGCAGGAATTGGAGCATCGTTTCGAGGCTGAGCTGCTGGGATTGCAGGCTCGGCAGCAGAGGGAGCTGGGAGAGCTGGAGGAGCGGCTGAAGGAGCGACACGTGGCCGAGACGGAGAGTCTGCAGGCGCAACAACGAGCTGAGCTGGAGGAACTACGGTTCAAACAGCAGGAGCAG ATCGAGGAGATGACTGAGAACCATGAGGTGTCCTTGATAGAGATGGAGACCGCTCACAATGACACGCTGGCCACTCTGCAGGAGGAGCATGCCAGGACTGTGAAAA ATTTGAAGATGGCCCATGAACAGCAGAAGAAGTCTCTGGAAGAGGAGTTTGAAAAGATCAGACTGTCGCTTCAG GATCAGGTGGACACACTCACATTTCAGAACCGCAGCCTTAGAGACCGAGCGAAGCGCTTCGAAGAAGCTCTGCGCAAGAGCACAGACGAGCAGATCGTG GAGGCTTTGGCTCCGTACAAACACATTGAGGAGGACCTGAAGAGTCTGAAAGACATTCTGGAGATGAAGAATCAACAAATCCATCAACAAGAGCTGAAGATTTCAGAACTGGAGAAAATA CAGGCTGAAAAGAATGTGTACCTGGAGGAGAGAGTACAAGtgttacagcagcagaatgaaGACCTGAAGGAACGAATAGACAAGAACCTTGCTGTGTCCAG aCAACTCTCTGAGGAAAATGCAAACCTGCAAGTGCACGTGGAGAAGGAGAGCAACGAGAAGAAGCGTCTGAGTCGCACTAATGAGGAACTGCTGTGGCGTCTTCAGACAGGCGAGCTGAGTCCTCGCATGTCTCCCAGCTCTTCCCCCATCCATCGATCCTCCTCCGGACCAGGGTCTCCTGCTCGGCCACACTCCTACCATCAATGA